The Streptomyces sp. NBC_00576 genome contains the following window.
CGAGATGGTGGCGGCGGTGTCCAAGCTGATGGGGAACGCCGATCTGGTCGCGGTGGCAAGGAAGGTGCGGGTGGTGACCGCCTTCCGGTCGACGATCGGGCTGCCCGGCCGGCTGGCCACCCGCCTCCAGCCCAACCACCCGACCGACGACCCGGCGGGCGTCGCGGCCGCGCTGCTGGACGGTCTGCTGCTGGGATCGGGAGACGCGGTGATCGGGATCAACCCGGCCACGGACAGCCCGAAGGCGGTACGGGATCTGCTGGAGCTGCTCGACGGGGTCATCCAGCGGTACCAGATCCCCACGCAGTCCTGCGTGCTGTGCCATGTCACGACCAGCGTGGACCTGATGGAACGCGGGGCGCCGGTCGACCTCGTCTTCCAGTCCATCGCGGGTACGCAGGCCGCGAACGCCTCGTTCGGGGTGACCCTGGGGCTGCTGGACGAGGCGTACGCGGCGGCGGGGGAGCTGAACCGGGGGACGGTCGGGCACAACGCGCTGTACTTCGAGACCGGGCAGGGCAGCGCGCTGTCCGCCGACGCGCACCACGGGGTGGACCAGCAGACGGTGGAGGCACGGGCGTACGCGGTGGCCAGGCGCTACGACCCCCTGCTCGTGAACACGGTGGTCGGCTTCATCGGCCCCGAGTACCTCTACGACGGCCGCCAGATCCTCCGCGCCGCCCTGGAGGACCACTTCTGCGGCAAGCTGCTCGGCCTGCCCATGGGCCTGGACATCTGCTACACGAACCACGCCGACGCGGACGATGACGACATCGCCACCATGCTGACGATGCTGGGAGTCGCGGGCGCGTCCTTCGTGATCTGCACACCGGGCGGCGACGACATCATGCTCAACTACCAATCCGCCTCGTACCACGACGCGTTGTACCTCCGCGAGGTCCTCGGGCTGCGCCCGGCACCGGAGTTCGAGGCGTGGCTGGACGGCATCGGCCTGCTGGACGAGCGGGGAGCTATCCGGGACGTCTCCGGTACGGCACATCCGCTGACGGCGATCGGAAAGGAACTGGCGGCATGACGGATCGTCAACTATCGCCTCTGGCCGATGACTTGACCATGTGGGCGGCGCTACGGCGGCACACGCAGGCCCGCATCGGCCTGGGCCGCGCGGGCTCCGCCCTCCCCACCCGCCACCGCCTGGAGCTGCAGGCCGCGCACGCCGCCGCCCGGGACGCGGTGCACTCGCCCTTCGAACCGGAGGTCGTCGCGGCCGGCCTGACGGGCGAACCGACGGTACGGGTACGCAGCGCCGCCGGCGACCGCCTGACCTACCTCCAGCGTCCCGATCTGGGGCGCCGCCTCGACGACATCGACCGCGCGCATCTGCCCGGCGGTGACTGGGACCTGGTGTTCGTGGTGGCCGACGGCCTGTCCAGCCGGGCGGTGCACGAACATGCGGCGCCGATGGTGCGGGCGACGACGGCACTGCTGGACCCGGGTGTGCGGGTGGCCCCGGTGATCCTTGCCGAACAGGCCCGGGTGGCCCTCGGCGACGACGTCGCCCACGCCATGGGCGCCGCGATGGTGGTCGTCCTGATCGGCGAACGCCCCGGTATGTCGGCGGCGGACTCGCTGGGCGCGTATCTGACGTACGCCCCGCGCCCCGGCACGACCACGGACGCGGACCGCAACTGCCTGTCCAACATCCGCCCGCCACTGGGGCTGAGCTATGAGACGGCGGCGTCGAAACTGGCGACGCTGATGGGGAGGGCGCGGGAACTGGGGCTGACGGGGGTGGGGCTGAAGGACGAGTCGGATTCGCCCCCGCTGCCCCTACCCGTCCCATCCTCGGGGGCGCTGCCCCCGAACCTCCGCTCCTCAAACGCCGGAGGGGCTGGATCTTTCAGCCCGTCCGGCGTTTGAGGACGAGGCCCCTTCAGGGCCGAAGCGGGGGTCTGGGGGCGGCAGCCCCCAGGGACAGCGGGGGCTCACCCCGGCAACGTGAGCCCCCACGCCCCCTCCCGCACCACCCACGTCCGCCGCCGCACAGGCCCGCTCACCAGCCCCGCATCCGCCCGGTACCGGAAGTCCGCCCCGGACACCGTCACCCGCAGCCCCACCGCTCCCAGCGGAGACGCCTCCGCGCCCACCGACACCGGGCGGATCTCCACCCGGGCGCCCCCGGACACCCCCGGCGTCAGGGTCACCGCCTCCACCGGCTGGTCGAGGTCCACGAGGGTCACCCCGTCCACCTCGACACGCAGCCGCGAGGGCCCGTGGCCGCCCGGTGCCGGGGCCACCCGTGGTCCCCGCGCCCCTCGTACCGGCCGGGTCGCCAGGGTCCGTACCAGGGACTGGCAGGTCCGCAGCCAGGGATGAGCCGGAGCCCCCGGATCCGCGTCGACCTCCCCGGAGCCATTCATGCCGTCGTGGCCGTCGTGGCCGGCGACGTGGGCCGGCCCTCGTAGCGCCGGAATGCGCACCGCGCCCACCACCACCCCGTCGCTGTCGTCGACGAGGAGGTCCAGACGGCGTTCGGCGCCCTCCAGGACCGCCCTCGCCGCGGCCACCGCGCCCATGGGGACGCCCAGCGAACGGGCGAGGGAGAGCACTCCGGTCGCGCCCACCGGGACGAGCGACAGTGCACATCCGGCCAGTTCCCGCTGCCGGTGCAGCAGGGCCACCGTACGCAGCAGGGCCCGGTCGTCGCCGATCACCACCGGCCTCCTGGAGCCCCTCCTCGCCAGTGCCCGAGCGAATTCCTCGGGCCCTTCCGGGAGACACACTTTTGTCCTCGCACCCGCGCTGAGCACGTCTTTCGCGATTCGTACAGACTCGCCGTCCGTCTGCCGGGCGACCGGGTCGATGACCACGAGGAGCTGGTCGGAAGTCGCCACCTCGGTCATGCCTCGCTTCCTCGGGTAGCATCTTTGTGCAAGAGCCCCTTGCGCTATTGCGCCAGGGGCTTGGTCTATTCCGGGGCATCCGGGTCCGATGGGTTGCGGCCGACGATGGTCGCTGGTGTACGAGGCATGAGCCGTGAGCTCTGACGCGTACGCCCCTGGCCTTGGACATGCCCCGCCCGGAAGGGGTGTACGCGCGTGCCCGCACTTGTGCTGCTCGGTGCTCAGTGGGGTGACGAAGGTAAGGGGAAGGCTACCGACCTGCTTGGTGGGTCTGTGGACTATGTGGTGCGCTACCAGGGCGGCAACAACGCCGGCCACACGGTAGTCGTGGGCGACCAGAAGTACGCCCTGCATCTCCTCCCTTCCGGAATCCTCACACCTGAATGCACACCCGTCATCGGCAACGGCGTCGTCGTCGACCCGTCGGTCCTGTTCTCCGAGCTGAACGGGCTGAACGAGCGAGGCGTCGACACGTCCAAGCTCCTGATCAGCGGTAACGCTCACATCATCACGCCGTACAACGTGACCGTCGACAAGGTGACGGAACGCTTCCTCGGCAAGCGCAAGATCGGGACGACGGGCCGCGGTATCGGCCCGACCTACGCCGACAAGATCAACCGGGTCGGCATCCGCGTCCAGGACCTGTACGACGAGTCGATCCTGACGCAGAAGGTCGAGGCGGCGCTGGACGGCAAGAACCAGCTCCTCACCAAGGTCTTCAACCGCCGGGCGATCGAGGCCTCCCAGATCGTCGAGGAACTCCTCACCTACGCGGACCGGCTCGCACCGTACGTCGCCGACACCGTCCTGGTCCTCAACAAGGCGCTCGAAGACAACAAGGTGGTCCTCTTCGAGGGCGGCCAGGGCACGCTCCTGGACATCGACCACGGCACGTACCCCTTCGTCACGTCGTCCAACCCGACCGCGGGCGGCGCCTGCACGGGCTCGGGCGTCGGCCCGACGAAGATCAGCCGGGTCATCGGCATCCTCAAGGCGTACACGACCCGCGTCGGCGCCGGCCCCTTCCCCACCGAGCTCTTCGACGAGGACGGCGCCGCGCTGCGCCGTATCGGCGGCGAGCGGGGCGTCACCACCGGCCGCGACCGGCGCTGCGGCTGGTTCGACGCGGTCATCGCCCGTTACGCGACCCGCGTGAACGGCCTGACCGACTTCTTCCTCACCAAGCTCGACGTCCTCACCGGCTGGGAGGAGATCCCCGTCTGCGTGGCGTACGAGATCGACGGCAAGCGCGTCGAGGAACTCCCGTACTCACAGACCGACTTCCACCACGCGAAGCCGATCTACGAGACCCTGCCTGGCTGGTCGGAGGACATCACGAAGGCCAAGTCCTTCTCGGACCTCCCGAAGAACGCCCAGGCGTACGTGAAGGCACTGGAGGAGATGTCCGGGGCGCCGATCTCGGCGATCGGTGTCGGCCCGGGGCGCACGGAGACGATCGAGATCAACTCGTTCATCTGACCGCTCCTTTCGCCCTCCGGCGGTCGGCCTGCTTCAGGGCCGGCCGTCGGACGTGCACCAGGGCCGCGCACCCGCCCCGCAGACCCGGCGGTCCGGCTGATCTGGCCGCTGTGAAGCAGCCAGGGTGCTGCTGTGATTTCGGGTGGCCGACGTCCGGCTCATCGCGCGACGAGCAGGAACTGTCGTTCGTCGCCCCCGAGGATGCCGAGGCGGAGCGCGCTGCAGCCCGCGAGACGGTGCTCTCCGACGGCCGTCGGCTCCCCGTCCACACCGTGACACCGGCTTCGGTGCCGGTCTTGCCGGACCAAACCGTCCTGCGCCTGCTGCGTGGCGCGGAGTTCCGTCGGCGGGCCGAAGAACTCCATGGACCTCTGGTTGACCAGGGACTGCGGGTTCGGGACCGGCCTCGCTCTGTGCCTCACGCCCACCGAGGCAGAGGTCCTGCACGTCCAGCTCTGCTGTGCGTCGATGACGCGACGGCCTCGGTGATCACGCCGGTGTCCACCAAGCTGCCCGACTGCCGCAAGCCGACTGCGACCCGTGGGGGCGACACGGACAGGAACGTGTCGCCCCCACGGGTCGCAGTCGACTCGTACCCTTCGGCGGCCCGGGAATCCACGGCAACCCCGACGGGCGTCCCGCACACGTCATGGTGCTGGGACGTCGGTGTCCGTCGGTTCTTCGTCACAGGGGTCATGAAGTGGGGAGCGAGTCGAACGATGGCGGCGCATCGTTCGGCGGGGTGCCCGTGTCAGGGTGATCTGGCGGACGGCTTGCTGGAAGCACGCGAGAGCAGAGAGTCCGGGCAAGGCTGCTGATGTGGTGTCGAGGAAGGTTTTGGGCGCCTGATCGACGCACAAGAGGATGGCAATCGACGAAAATAGGAGGATCATGCACCAGGAGTGCACTGTGCGGCGCTGATGCAGTGCGGCCCGAAGGACGGACAGCGACGCGACCAGCCAAGGTCCGTACACCAGCAGCGGCCACCATGCCACGATGCCGCCCTGCATGCGGGACATGGCCATGACGCGCAAAGGGTCGTAGGCGGCCATCCCGCTGAAAAAACTCACTGCGGAGGCGATGATCGCCGTAAGCGTGGCAATGAGGAAGCTGGCGGTCTGGAGCGTGCCCGGGCGATTGCGCTCACGAACCTTACGGTGACTTTGGCTAATTTTTTGAAAGGGCGGAATTTCCGCCGTGATTTCCTGGAGGTTCCATAGGGACGTGTCGGCGGTCGGGATGGTGACTGCTGTCTCGTCGCGGGCCGCAGGGATTCTTGGGAACTGATCCGCCATGGAGTCCTGGAGCATCCAGGCCAATTCTTCGACCGGATCCCAGCCCGCATCCGGTGGCACCAAGGGTGCCGAGAAAGCCTCGGCCGTGGGCCGGTGTCGGTGTCGCCCCGGGGCTCTGCTGCTGGGCATCCGCAGGTCATCGGCGGAGCGCACTCGGAGATGATCGATTTCTTCGTCGTGCATGACGCAGCCTGGTTATTCCCCGCCCGGGAAGGCGTACAGACCTTGGGATGTGGCCCATCGACGAGTGAAATCATCTTCCAGTGTGCTCATCACGTCCAGGAATTCCCGCACAAGAGACTCAGTGACCGCTAGGGTGACCCGAAACCCACCTCGTGTCAGAGTGCCGTTCGTGGCGGCTGATGAGTTCATGGGGGCAGGGATGTAGATGTAGGGCCCCAGCGTCGTCTTACTGGCCGTCCGGCTCTCCCTCTCTTGTACTGCGAGAGGATGGCGGTGCCCTTCCATGGTTGCCTCGGTCATATCCCGACTAACGTCGTTTCGCTGCAACGGATGTGCGGCGAAACGGGTGAAGGGATACCTGGATAAGCATGGTATCTAGGGGCCATTCGGGCTCATGGATTCCTGTACGAAAAGCGCGTTGTGGCTACTGGGTGATTAGCGAATGTGCGAAGTTGCGAAATAGAGTGAAGATTTCTTGTTGTGGCTACCGTATGAGCAAAGAGGGGTGGGAACCTGCAGGGGTGCCCGCAGAGCAGGCCCCCTGAGCGGAGCCTCCTTCGCTCCCCTTCGGTCGAATTGACCGGGACATGGCCTGTCATGGCCTGCTCTTGGTTCCTGGAGGGCCGGTGTGCCGCCACGATCTACGCGTGTAGCCACCGACTGCTCAGGAGCTCCCCCATGCCCATCTCGCCCTTGAACCGCCGCCAGTTCATGCACAAGTCGGCCGTCACCGGTGCCGCCGTGGCCGCCGCCGGGACCGTCGCGGCAGCCCCCGCGCAGGCCGCCGACCGTGTCGACAGCGCGCACTGCAAGCCGCCCCGCACCTGGTCGTTCTCCATCCTGGGTACCACCGACCTGCACAGTCACGTCTTCGACTGGGACTACTACACGGACGCCGCCTACACCGACAAGGCCGGCAACTCGGTCGGCGTCGCCCGTGTGGCCACCCTCATCAAGCAGCAGCGCGCGGAGAAGGGCGCGGACCACGTCCTGCTCGTCGACGCGGGCGACATCATCCAGGGCACGTCACTGGCGTACTACTACGCGCGCGTGGACCCCATCACGGGCAGCGCGACCAGCAAGAAGGCCCCCGAGCACCCCATGGCCGTCGCCATGAACGCCATGCGCTACGACGCCGCCGCCCTCGGCAACCACGAGTTCAACTACGGCATCGACACCCTCCGTAAGTTCGAGAGCCAGTGCCGTTTCCCGCTCCTCGCCGCGAACGCGCTCGACGCGAAGACGCTCCGGCCCGCCTTCCAGCCGTACACCGTCAAGCACATCCGGGTCCCCGGGGCACCGGACATCAAGGTCGGCATCCTCGGCCTCACGAACCCCGGAATCGCCCTGTGGGACAAGGACAACGTCGCCGGGAAGATGTCGTTCACGGGGCTCGTCGAGCAGGCGAAGAAGTACGTCCCGCGCATGCGTGCCCTCGGCTGCGACGTCGTCTTCCTCACGGATCACTCGGGCCTGGACGGCAGTTCGTCGTACGGGAACGAGCTGCCGTACGTCGAGAACGCGTCGAACCTGGTGGCGGAGCAGGTGCCTGGGATCGACGCGATCCTCGTCGGGCACACGCACACAGAAGTGTCCTCCTACACGGTGACCAACAAGGCGACCGGCAAGGACGTGATCCTCTCCGAGCCGTACTGCTACGGCATGCGCCTGACCGTCTTCGACTTCGAGCTCGAACTCGAGCGCGGCCAGTGGAAGGTGACCAGCACGAAGGCGAAGACCCTCGACCCCAAGGGCGTCGAGGAGGACGAGCACATCACCAAGCTGCTCAAGGCCGACCACGATCTCGTCGTGAAGTACGTCAACACCGCCGTCGGTACGTGTACGGCGGACCTGTCGGCGGCGGAGGCGTGCTGGAAGGACGTACCCGTCATGGACTTCATCCACCAGGTCCAGATGGCCACCGTGGCCACCGGCCTGTCGACCGCGGACGCCGCCCTCCCGCTCATCTCCGTCGCCGCGCCCTTCAGCCGCAGCGCGGACATCCCCAAGGGGGATGTCACCATCCGCGACGTGGCCGGGCTCTACATCTACGACAACACCCTGTACGGCAAGAAGCTGACCGGCGCCCAGCTCAAGGACTACCTGGAGTTCGCGGCGAAGTACTACCACCAGGTGCCGGCGGGCACGGCGGTCGACACCGCGACGCTGACGAACGCCAACAACTTCTGGGACTACATGTACGACACGGCGGCGGGCGTCGAGTACGACATCGACATCGCTGCGGCGGAGGGGGCCCGGATCAAGAACCTCAGCTACAAGGGCAACGCGGTCACGGACGACCAGGTGTTCGTCGTGGCGGTGAACAACTACCGCGCCAACGGCGGCAGCGGCTACCCGCACATCGCCGCCGCCGACATCGCGTACAGCTCCACCAACGAGATCCGCCAGCTGATGATCGACTACGTGACGACGAAGGGAACCCTGAACCCCGCCGACTTCGCGGTCACCAACTGGAAGCTGACGCAGGGCGGGACGGCGGTCTTCCCCGCCTGAGGGAGGGGAGTGGGGTGGCTCGGGCGGCCCGGCATCGGGGCCGTCGGGGCCTGCCCGTAACCCGGTATTCCACGCCTGCGGAACCGGCCGACGCCTCATTACCGATATGCGGGTGGCGGGTGGCGGGTGGCGGCGTGTCACGTTGGGCTTGGGCTCCGGGCCAACTCTCGCTCGTGGTGCGGCGTGTGGTCGTGTCGAGGGAGCAGGAAGGGGGTGACCAGCATGAGAAGGCCGGCGACGGCGATTGCGGTGCGGGGGCCCGTGATGCCGGCCAGCAGGCCCCACAGCCCGGTCATGGCCGCGACAGTTGCCTTACTGGTGACGGACCAGGCTGACAGGGTTCGGGCGATCCGGTCCGTCGCTGTCCGGTCGAGCCGGTAGGTGGCGAACACCGGGTTGAACACGCCCATGCAGGTGATCAGTCCGAACTCGACCGCGATGACGAGCACGAGCCCGGCCACGCCGGGGCGGATGAAGGCCGGCCCGAGCGACCAGCACGCACGCAGTGTCCCGGCGGTGAGCATGACCT
Protein-coding sequences here:
- the eutC gene encoding ethanolamine ammonia-lyase subunit EutC; the encoded protein is MTDRQLSPLADDLTMWAALRRHTQARIGLGRAGSALPTRHRLELQAAHAAARDAVHSPFEPEVVAAGLTGEPTVRVRSAAGDRLTYLQRPDLGRRLDDIDRAHLPGGDWDLVFVVADGLSSRAVHEHAAPMVRATTALLDPGVRVAPVILAEQARVALGDDVAHAMGAAMVVVLIGERPGMSAADSLGAYLTYAPRPGTTTDADRNCLSNIRPPLGLSYETAASKLATLMGRARELGLTGVGLKDESDSPPLPLPVPSSGALPPNLRSSNAGGAGSFSPSGV
- a CDS encoding adenylosuccinate synthase, coding for MPALVLLGAQWGDEGKGKATDLLGGSVDYVVRYQGGNNAGHTVVVGDQKYALHLLPSGILTPECTPVIGNGVVVDPSVLFSELNGLNERGVDTSKLLISGNAHIITPYNVTVDKVTERFLGKRKIGTTGRGIGPTYADKINRVGIRVQDLYDESILTQKVEAALDGKNQLLTKVFNRRAIEASQIVEELLTYADRLAPYVADTVLVLNKALEDNKVVLFEGGQGTLLDIDHGTYPFVTSSNPTAGGACTGSGVGPTKISRVIGILKAYTTRVGAGPFPTELFDEDGAALRRIGGERGVTTGRDRRCGWFDAVIARYATRVNGLTDFFLTKLDVLTGWEEIPVCVAYEIDGKRVEELPYSQTDFHHAKPIYETLPGWSEDITKAKSFSDLPKNAQAYVKALEEMSGAPISAIGVGPGRTETIEINSFI
- a CDS encoding DUF2637 domain-containing protein, producing MHDEEIDHLRVRSADDLRMPSSRAPGRHRHRPTAEAFSAPLVPPDAGWDPVEELAWMLQDSMADQFPRIPAARDETAVTIPTADTSLWNLQEITAEIPPFQKISQSHRKVRERNRPGTLQTASFLIATLTAIIASAVSFFSGMAAYDPLRVMAMSRMQGGIVAWWPLLVYGPWLVASLSVLRAALHQRRTVHSWCMILLFSSIAILLCVDQAPKTFLDTTSAALPGLSALACFQQAVRQITLTRAPRRTMRRHRSTRSPLHDPCDEEPTDTDVPAP
- a CDS encoding diacylglycerol kinase; this translates as MTEVATSDQLLVVIDPVARQTDGESVRIAKDVLSAGARTKVCLPEGPEEFARALARRGSRRPVVIGDDRALLRTVALLHRQRELAGCALSLVPVGATGVLSLARSLGVPMGAVAAARAVLEGAERRLDLLVDDSDGVVVGAVRIPALRGPAHVAGHDGHDGMNGSGEVDADPGAPAHPWLRTCQSLVRTLATRPVRGARGPRVAPAPGGHGPSRLRVEVDGVTLVDLDQPVEAVTLTPGVSGGARVEIRPVSVGAEASPLGAVGLRVTVSGADFRYRADAGLVSGPVRRRTWVVREGAWGLTLPG
- a CDS encoding bifunctional metallophosphatase/5'-nucleotidase, with product MPISPLNRRQFMHKSAVTGAAVAAAGTVAAAPAQAADRVDSAHCKPPRTWSFSILGTTDLHSHVFDWDYYTDAAYTDKAGNSVGVARVATLIKQQRAEKGADHVLLVDAGDIIQGTSLAYYYARVDPITGSATSKKAPEHPMAVAMNAMRYDAAALGNHEFNYGIDTLRKFESQCRFPLLAANALDAKTLRPAFQPYTVKHIRVPGAPDIKVGILGLTNPGIALWDKDNVAGKMSFTGLVEQAKKYVPRMRALGCDVVFLTDHSGLDGSSSYGNELPYVENASNLVAEQVPGIDAILVGHTHTEVSSYTVTNKATGKDVILSEPYCYGMRLTVFDFELELERGQWKVTSTKAKTLDPKGVEEDEHITKLLKADHDLVVKYVNTAVGTCTADLSAAEACWKDVPVMDFIHQVQMATVATGLSTADAALPLISVAAPFSRSADIPKGDVTIRDVAGLYIYDNTLYGKKLTGAQLKDYLEFAAKYYHQVPAGTAVDTATLTNANNFWDYMYDTAAGVEYDIDIAAAEGARIKNLSYKGNAVTDDQVFVVAVNNYRANGGSGYPHIAAADIAYSSTNEIRQLMIDYVTTKGTLNPADFAVTNWKLTQGGTAVFPA
- a CDS encoding ethanolamine ammonia-lyase subunit EutB, translating into MSTYTSTLGGHRYRFDSLARLLAAASPERSGDRLAGLAADSAQQRVAARWALADVPLAQFLAEPVIPYEDDDVTRLIVDTHDLAAFAPVAALTVGGFREWLLSEAADAETLAAVSAGLTPEMVAAVSKLMGNADLVAVARKVRVVTAFRSTIGLPGRLATRLQPNHPTDDPAGVAAALLDGLLLGSGDAVIGINPATDSPKAVRDLLELLDGVIQRYQIPTQSCVLCHVTTSVDLMERGAPVDLVFQSIAGTQAANASFGVTLGLLDEAYAAAGELNRGTVGHNALYFETGQGSALSADAHHGVDQQTVEARAYAVARRYDPLLVNTVVGFIGPEYLYDGRQILRAALEDHFCGKLLGLPMGLDICYTNHADADDDDIATMLTMLGVAGASFVICTPGGDDIMLNYQSASYHDALYLREVLGLRPAPEFEAWLDGIGLLDERGAIRDVSGTAHPLTAIGKELAA